CCGAATTGAAATCCTGACCAAACCTGGAATCGAACAACTTCGCGGCGAAGCCTTTTTCAACTTCAATGACGAAAGTTTGAATGCCCGCAATGCGTTTGCTCCGTTTCGTGGGCCGTTGCAGGTCCGACGGTATGGCGGCAATCTGTCAGGTTCGATCATTCCGAAAAAAGCTTCGTTTTTTGTGGATTTTGAACGCCGTGACACCGATGAAAACGCCTCGGTCAATGCGACGATTCTGGATGCCAACCTGCAGCCAGTGAGCTTTTCGGATGTGATTGTGACACCGCGCCGGTTTACCACCTTTTCACCCAGGGTTGACTGGCAGTTAAATGACAAAACAACGCTGGTGGTTCGATACAGCTTGAACAACAACTCCAGTCAGAACCAGGGAATCGGCAATTTTTCACTCGAAACCCGTGGATTTGACACCACCAACCGAACCCACACCCTCAACTTTACCGCCACGACCATTTTCAGCCCGCAGGTCATCAATGAAGTCCGGCTGCAAATGACCAGACAATCCACACGATCAGTGGGTGATAATTCCCTGCCGTCAATCAATGTTTCGGGGTCTTTTAATGGCGGTGGTGCCCAGGTCGGCGAAAATGAACGATCCGAACAGCGGTTTGAATTTCAGGACTATGTCTCGATTGCGCTCAACGCCCATTCAATCAAAACCGGAGTTCGACTGCGGGGAATTCGCTCATCTGATAGCAACACGGCCAACTTTGGCGGCGCCTACACGTTTGCTGGCGACGTCAACCGCGACCCGATAACCGGCCAGCCCATTGGCGGGACGATTACCAGCCTTGAACAATACCGCCGGGTGCTGCTTGGGCTTCCGGGCTATCGTCCGTCACAGTTCACGCTCAATGCCGGAGACCCGTTTGTCTCAGTCAATCAATATGACGCCGGGGTTTTTCTCCAGGATGAATGGCGCGCCCGCGATAACCTGACGGTTTCGATGGGTTTGCGGTACGAAGCTCAGACCAACCTCAGCGCCAAATACAATTTCGCTCCACGCCTGGCATTTGCCTATGCTCCGCGTCAGGGGACAAACAGCAGCGGAAAAACGCTGGGAACGGTCATTCGCGGTGGATTTGGAATTTTCTACGACCGGTTTGACGAAAGCCTGACGCTCGGAACGCGTCGTTTGGACGGCAACCACGTCACCCAGTTTTTCACGACGCAACCTGACTTTTTCCCCAACATTCCTGATCCTTCATTTCTGAATGCCCAGCAGCCAATCCGACGCCAGATTGCTGAAGGGTTGGAAGCGCCCTATATCATTCAGGGTGGAATTGGTGTTGAGCAACAACTGCCGTGGAATCTGACGACAAGTGTGAACTACGTCTGGTCACGGGGTGTGCATCAACTTCGGTCACGCAACATCAATGCGCCGCTGCCGGGGACGTTTACAGGTATTCCCGGATCGGGAACCCGTCCGTTTGGTAACATTGGCGATATTTATCTGTATGAAGCCACCGGGAAATCTGTCACCCATCAGATTCGAGTCGGCGTCAACCGCCGGTTGGCCAATAATTTCTCGATTTTTTCGAATTACACCTGGACGAATGCCAAAAGCGACACGGAAGACGCCGGGGCATTTCCAGTCAGTAGTTATGACCTGAGCACCGAATGGGGCCGCACCGGGTTTGTCGCTCCGCACCAGTTGTTTATGGGCGGTTCGACCACGCTGCCCTGGGGAATCCGGCTCAATTCGTTTATCAATCTGCGTTCGGGCCGACCGTTTAACATTACCCTTGGGCGAGACTTAAACGGAGACACGGTCTTTACCGAACGGCCTTCGTTTGCCCAGCCTGGAACACCCGGCAGCATCACAACGGACTTTGGGACATTTAACCTCACCCCCAAACCCGGCGAAGCCTTGATCCCACGCAATTATGGTGACGGCCCTGGCTTTGCGTCCGTCAATGTCAACCTGAGCAAGACCTTCAATCTGGGTGCCAAATCCAAAAATGAAATGGCTGGCAGCCAGACAGGAGAAACCAGGATTCCCGGCGGCTTTGGCGGAATGGGCGGCGGCGGACGCGGCGGTGGTGGTCCACGTGGAGGTGGTCCTGGCGGTGGCTTTGGTGGTGATGGCGGAGACAGCCGCTATAGCCTGACGTTCTCGATTCGAGTTTCAAACTTGCTCAATCGGACCAATCTGAATAACTTTAGCGGGTCACTGACTTCCCCGATCTTTGGGCTGGCCAACTCGGCTTCCGAATCCCGTCGGATTGAAGCCCAGGTTCGATTTCGATTTTAGGGACCCAGAAGAAAATAAAATCCCAGTGAAATCGGGTTCAGGGTTCAGGGTTCCTAAATCCCCCCGGATTTTGTGGGATATGCTCAAAATGAAGCAAAAAGTCCGAAAAATAGCCTGTTTTGAGCTGTTTTATCTGTCACCCACAAAAATGTAGGTTAGCTAAGTCCTTTGTTTTCGATATAGGGTTTGCCAACCCACCCTGAACCCTGAACCCCGCTATGGCCAAAATTGATTACCCCGTTACCCCAGCCATTCGGCTTCTGCGTGAGAAGAAAATTGCGTTTGACCCGCACCTCTATGACTATGAGGAGCGCGGCGGAACCAAACATTCGGCTGAAGCGCTTGGCGTGGACGAACACATCGTTGTCAAAACGCTGGTCCTTGAAAACGACGCTCGCAAGCCGTTGATTGTGTTGATGCACGGCGATTGTGAAGTTTCAACCAAACAACTGGCCCGTACACTCGGTGTGAAGAGCATTTCCCCCTGTGACCCGGCAACGGCGCAAAAGCATTCCGGCTATCTGGTCGGAGGCACCAGCCCGTTTGGCACCAAAGCCACCATGCCGGTTTATGTCGAACGAACCATTTTCTCGCTCCCAAAAATCTACCTCAACGGTGGCAAACGCGGCTTCCTGGTTTCGATTGATCCACAGGACCTGAAGAAAGTGCTTCCGGTCACCGAGGTCGAGGTGGCGATTTCTGGGAAGTAACCGCCTGAGCCCTGGGGCTTCTTGCCGATAAGCGCCAGGACAAGGAAAATAGTCTGTGGTTTATGGTTATTTTACGACACTCGTGATGCGCTTAAACCCCGATCTGACCCAGACCGTGGGCTGCGCACCACGGCTATTATACGGCGACCCTTCGGGCCTAAAACCCTTACGCTGGCGTTTATACCCTGAACCCTGAACCCTGAACCCAAATGGTATTTTATGGCTCTCGATGCACGGTTTTTACGCGCCGAAGAATTTGGAATCCGGCTTGAACTGGTTGGCGGGTTGCCTCTGTGGGAACCGTATCCGGTGTATAAGCACCAGAAAGCAATTGACCGGATCCGGGCTACAATTGCGCCAATCCCTGAAGTTGCTGATTCTGCAAGCTCACCTTGTGCCTGTATTCATATTTCTGATGTGTATGTCAGTTTTTCGGACGGCTCTCTGAAGCGCCCAGACATTGCCATTTTTTGCCGTGAACCTGATGAAGAGGACGAAGCCATTACCTTGATTCCGGAAGCCGTCATTGAGGTTATCAGCAAAGGCTATGAAGCCAAAGACTTAGACATTGGGCCCAAATTTTACCTTGCCAACGAGGTGAAAGACGTTGTCGTTTTGAACCCCTATTCTGGCGAAGTCATCCTTTTTACCGCCTCACAGACACAACATTTTGTCTCGCCTGTCACCCTTTCCCTCCAGTGTGGTTACCGGTGTACGGTTTAAGTTTTTGATCATGAAAAAGTCGGTTCTGGTTTTGCTCGCTCTGGTGCTCGTTGCCGCCGGAGCGAGCTTTTTGTTTTCGCGTAAAAACATAAAAACTCAGAAAAGTTCTTAGCGAAATACATCTCATAAATCACTTCAGCCACATCAGGATCTGGTTGACGTCTTTTTGTTTCCATTCTCTTCGTCTTCCTTTTTTCTTGTCGAAATTTCACTCCCACCCCCTTGCGCCAAACCAGAGCTTTCGGTCAAAGTGTGCGGATGCAGCGTTGCTAAAGCATTCGACCAAATTTGTCTGGAAATTCCGACTAAATGGAGTGTGATTGCAGTGAAGTCTCAAGCCCAAACGCTATACCCAAACACCGTTTATTCTGAAGAGGTTAAGATATGAAATCCAAACTTCAGGTTGTGTTTTTGTTGTGTTTATTGGGAAGCTCTCTGATTATTTTTCCCACTCAATCGGTTCGAGCATGCGGCCCATTTTATGATGAGGCGCGATTTGTCTTTACCAAACATCCTGATCATCCGCTTCACCGGTTTGCTCAGGGTGAATTGAATGTCCTCCAGCCGGGTTATGCCTGGTCCTATTTAATCGTGGCTTATCGCTATTTCAATGGTATTGGACTTGATGAAACTGAACAGAAAGCTGCCGTGGGAAAATGGGAAACCCGATTGGGTATAACCGATGAAAGCAAGCCTGATTACTGGCTCAATCAGTGGCTTGAAGCCCGAAAAAAAGTTACTGGCATAACCAGTCCACCAACCATTTCCCAATATGTGAAGGAAGACGAAAGTTACAGCTATCAGATTGCGATTACTGGAGATGCGTTTCATCTTGCGACCCAAACCCTCGCTGAGCGAATCAACCAGTTTGGCGCCTCCAGCCCACAGGTTCGCGAATGGCTCAAAGCCCAGGATCAGGTGTTTCAAACCGCCAGCGGTGAAACCTCGATTCCCGACGCAGCACCAGCTTCGGTTGATCCAATGATAAAGGCTGATCGTGCCTATCAGATTGCCGCCGCCAATTTTTACGGAAACAACTATGAAGCGGCCCTTGCTGGCTTTGATCAAATTGCAAACGATACAAATTCTCCCTGGAAAATCATTGCCCCTTATTTGGCAATTCGGACGCTTTATCGCCAATATGAGAATCAGGATCAGAATACACCTCAACAAGATGCCGCCATCCTGAGCGATGCACGTGATCGGTGTACTAAACTTCTGGCTGATGCACAACTGAGCGAATATCACCCGGCTACCCGCCGTCTGGTGGCCGATATTCAATATGGGCAGATCGCAATTGAACTTGGAATCCCGGATTCTGAATACCTGACACCGGCACAGTTCCAGGCCCAATTCGTTGTCCTCGAACAACTCACCCTCGATGAAGCTCAAGACCTGCTGCGACCACATTCGGGCCCTGCGTTTGGGCGCAATTTGTGGAATTTCCCTGATCATTTGGACAACATCATCGAGGCCACAGCCGACGAAAATGATCCAGTGGACGTCGTGGATTATGATCGGGTCAAACGAACCTTTGAGTCGCTTCCTGCGATTCGGTTGAAAGATGATTTGATCGACTGGATTCTGGTGTTTCAAACCATGGACAATCCAGCCAGCGATTACGCCACCCAAACCTGGGAAAAGACCAGGAAACTCCACTGGCTGTGCTCGGCTTTATCCAAAACTACTGGAAATGCTCCGAAATTGGCGGCATTGCTATCGGCGGCTGAACAGGTACCGGCTGATTCGCCCGCTTATCCAATGGTGAGCTATCACCGCATTCGATTGCTGATTGAAGCCGGCAAACTCGATGACGCCCGCAAGCTTCTGGCCGAATTTATGCCAACCAGAGGTACGTCATTAACCCAATCATCGTGGAACCTGTTTTCTCAACTTCAAATGCAGGCGGCAACTGGTTTGCCCGAACTCACAAAATTCATCAGTCGTCGTCCCGCAGGTATTGTCGAGGCATATGATTATTATCAAATTTCAGCCGAATTTGGATCAAACTACTCTGATAGTCCAGAGTCAGTCAAATACAGGCAAGAACGGTTGGAAAAGGAAAAACAACCGCTCTTTGACACGCCAGCGTCTCGGATACTCAACCAGGGATTGCCACTCAGTCTGCTCGGAGAAATAATTCAGAATTCAACCCTCCCAAAACATCTACGCCGGGATCTGGCAATGGTGGTTTGGGTGAAAGCCGGGTTACTTGAAAATCGGAAGATTGCAACCCGGGCATCGCGTGTGGTTGGCAAACTGGTTCCAGAATTAAAAAACCTGACAGCGGCCTATCGTTCGTCAAAATCATCCGCGAAAGCCAGATTTGCGCTTATTTTCGCGGTGCTTCGGTTTCCAGGGCTTCGCCCGCATATCGTGGCTGGGGTACCCCGGCCTAAGCGACTCAGTAAAATTGATGGCCATCGTGACAACTGGTGGTGTGCATTTGACACCAGAGGAGAAGTCTCAGCCCAAAGTTATGAAAAATACAATGGCAACGGCCTGAATGAGGAATATGGCCCCGATGGGTCTCCGCTTCCTCAACCACCATTTGACCCGGCCAAAGCGTTTTACCCACCTGCTTTTTTAACGACTTCCCAGAAAGAGGCAGCCTTCGATGAATGGAAAGCACTGGTGGCCATTGGAACAGCACCCAATTATCTGTGCCGCCAGACGATTGATTTTGCCCGAAAATACCCACGGGATCCGCATGTTCCTGAAGCGCTGCATCTGGCAGTTCGGTCAACCCGGTATGGATCTACGGATGACACAACCACGGATTTTTCAAAAGAAGCCTTCCTGCTTCTCAAAAAGAAATACCCCAGGACTCATTGGGCCCAGAAGACGAAATATTATTTTTAAGTTCAAGGGTTTGAGGCTCACAGAAATCCAACTTTTCCAATGATGAAGCCTGCCCCCGTAGCCTGTTTCCGAGTAGGGTTCAGTCACACATGAAAAAACCGTTCCTGATTCTGCTCGCTCTGGTGCTCGTTGCCGCCGGAGCGAGTTTTTTGTTTTCGCGTAAAAACATAAAAAACCAGAAAAGTTTTTCGGTTGATTGCCAAAAACCCCGAATCCAGGCAATTCCCCGTCTGATGCTCTGGGCCTGGGAACGCCCCGAAGACCTTCGGTTCCTTGACCCGGCCCAGGCAGGTGTGGCCTATCTGGCGGCAACCTTGACATTGTCGGGTGATGGGGTTGCGGTTCGTCCACGATTACAACCGCTCAAAGTGCCTGCGGGAGCCTATATCATGACCGTGGTGCGCATTGAGGTGGATTCAGAGCACGCTCCAACCCGAAGCGAAGCACAGCGCCAACAAACCGTGGCCGAAGTCCTCAAGGCCATGAAATCGCCAAATGTCGCCGCACTCCAGATTGATTTTGATGCCAGACAATCGGAACGTGACTTTTATCGTGCCCTGCTGACTGACCTGCGGGCCAACCTTCCAGAAACCATGCCGCTGGTGATGACGGCACTGGCATCGTGGTGTTTGTTTGATGACTGGATTCACGACCTGCCAGTGGATGACGTCGTCCCGATGGTTTTTCGAATGGGAAAAGACACGGAAAACGTCGTGAAGTTCCTTGCATCCAACCAGTCCTTTCGGTCAAAGTTGTGCGGATGCAGCGTTGGTGTCGCCCTCGACGAACTTCGTCCCGAAATTCCGACCAACCGGCGTGTGTACGCATTTAATCTTCGATCCTGGACGCCGCAACAATTCAAGTTTTTTTCAGAAAAGGTAAGGCAATGAAATCCAAGCTTCAGGCCGTGTTTTTGTTGTGTCTCTTGGGTGTGTCACTGGTGGTCTTCCCGCCGCAACCGGTCCGGGCCTGCGGGCCGGACTTTGGCACTGCCCGCTTTATATTTACCAAACATCCTGATTTTCCGCTTCGACGGTTTGCACGAGGCGAACTCAACGTCCTGCAACCAGCTTATGCCTGGTCCTATTTGATCGTCGCGTATCGCTATTTGAACAGTATCGGCCTGGACGAAACTGAACAGGAAGCCGCCGTTGCCAAATGGGAGGCCCGACTTGGCATCAGTCAGGAGAGCAAAAGTGACTACTGGCTCAACCAATGGCTCGACGCTCGCAAATCAGTGCCAAATGCTCCGGCCAATCCCAAAGTCGTTGAATTCATCAAAGATCCCGATGGATATTCATCCAAAGTCGCGGTTTCCGCTGAAGCCTTTCAGGTTGCGATTCGGACGCTGAACGAACGGGCCAAACAATTTGGCGCCAGCAGTCCGCAGGTTCGCGAATGGCTCACCGCCCAGGATCAGGTCTTTCAGACCGCCAGTGGTGAGCCAGCGATTCCATCAGAACCTGCCGCCTCGCTGGACCCGATGATAAAGGCTGACCGCGCCTACCAGATTGCCGCCGCCAATTTCTATGCCGACGAACACGACCTGGCCGTCAAAGGCTTTGACCAGATTGCCAAAGACGGCAAATCACCCTGGAAAATGATTGCTCCGTATCTGGCGATTCGGACACTAAATCGAAAATTCGAGAAACAGATTCAGACAACGCCTGAAGAGCAGGCCAAACTCTTTGGAGATATCCGCGACCGGAGCGCCAAAGTACTGGCTGACAAACAGTTGAGTGAATACCACACGGCGACGCGACGCTTGCTGGCGAATGTTCAGTTGACCGAAATCGCGGCTAAAAAGACTGGAAGCGAACCAGACAGCACACCAATCCCAGAACAGGAACAGGCTGAAATTGCCGTGTTGGAATCGCTGACACTCGATCTGGCACACGATCTGCTGAGGACACATTCAGGACCTAATTTTGGTCGGAACTTGTGGATGTTTCCAAACCGGCTCGATGACGTCATTGAAAAAACAACCCCAGATGAAGAGTACTGGGACGCGGTGGATTTTGACCGGGTCAATCGGAAATTTAAGTCACTGCCGGCCATTCGGCTCAAGGATGACCTGATTGACTGGGTGCTGG
This DNA window, taken from Acidobacteriota bacterium, encodes the following:
- a CDS encoding TonB-dependent receptor, with the protein product MHAFFRFSAFFLILSLVVVTAATSQPVFAQRKASGLNLRGLVLDESGAGLAGAEITLTTSAGKDLQSVSGEKGGFAFDGLAPGEYLVKVSAPGFAPYQSEVIQLGNGQLTPLVIQMAIETVAEQVTVDANQALTLSADNNASAVVFKGADLEALPEDPDELASALQELAGPGGGPGGAQLFVDGFSGIRLPPKSSIREIRINSNPFSAEYDRLGFGRIEILTKPGIEQLRGEAFFNFNDESLNARNAFAPFRGPLQVRRYGGNLSGSIIPKKASFFVDFERRDTDENASVNATILDANLQPVSFSDVIVTPRRFTTFSPRVDWQLNDKTTLVVRYSLNNNSSQNQGIGNFSLETRGFDTTNRTHTLNFTATTIFSPQVINEVRLQMTRQSTRSVGDNSLPSINVSGSFNGGGAQVGENERSEQRFEFQDYVSIALNAHSIKTGVRLRGIRSSDSNTANFGGAYTFAGDVNRDPITGQPIGGTITSLEQYRRVLLGLPGYRPSQFTLNAGDPFVSVNQYDAGVFLQDEWRARDNLTVSMGLRYEAQTNLSAKYNFAPRLAFAYAPRQGTNSSGKTLGTVIRGGFGIFYDRFDESLTLGTRRLDGNHVTQFFTTQPDFFPNIPDPSFLNAQQPIRRQIAEGLEAPYIIQGGIGVEQQLPWNLTTSVNYVWSRGVHQLRSRNINAPLPGTFTGIPGSGTRPFGNIGDIYLYEATGKSVTHQIRVGVNRRLANNFSIFSNYTWTNAKSDTEDAGAFPVSSYDLSTEWGRTGFVAPHQLFMGGSTTLPWGIRLNSFINLRSGRPFNITLGRDLNGDTVFTERPSFAQPGTPGSITTDFGTFNLTPKPGEALIPRNYGDGPGFASVNVNLSKTFNLGAKSKNEMAGSQTGETRIPGGFGGMGGGGRGGGGPRGGGPGGGFGGDGGDSRYSLTFSIRVSNLLNRTNLNNFSGSLTSPIFGLANSASESRRIEAQVRFRF
- a CDS encoding DUF3142 domain-containing protein, which codes for MKKPFLILLALVLVAAGASFLFSRKNIKNQKSFSVDCQKPRIQAIPRLMLWAWERPEDLRFLDPAQAGVAYLAATLTLSGDGVAVRPRLQPLKVPAGAYIMTVVRIEVDSEHAPTRSEAQRQQTVAEVLKAMKSPNVAALQIDFDARQSERDFYRALLTDLRANLPETMPLVMTALASWCLFDDWIHDLPVDDVVPMVFRMGKDTENVVKFLASNQSFRSKLCGCSVGVALDELRPEIPTNRRVYAFNLRSWTPQQFKFFSEKVRQ
- a CDS encoding Uma2 family endonuclease, which encodes MALDARFLRAEEFGIRLELVGGLPLWEPYPVYKHQKAIDRIRATIAPIPEVADSASSPCACIHISDVYVSFSDGSLKRPDIAIFCREPDEEDEAITLIPEAVIEVISKGYEAKDLDIGPKFYLANEVKDVVVLNPYSGEVILFTASQTQHFVSPVTLSLQCGYRCTV
- the ybaK gene encoding Cys-tRNA(Pro) deacylase translates to MAKIDYPVTPAIRLLREKKIAFDPHLYDYEERGGTKHSAEALGVDEHIVVKTLVLENDARKPLIVLMHGDCEVSTKQLARTLGVKSISPCDPATAQKHSGYLVGGTSPFGTKATMPVYVERTIFSLPKIYLNGGKRGFLVSIDPQDLKKVLPVTEVEVAISGK